Within Macaca nemestrina isolate mMacNem1 chromosome X, mMacNem.hap1, whole genome shotgun sequence, the genomic segment CCTAATGACTATCAAACAAAATCCCAAATGAGAGCATTTGTTATCATTTTGGTTATAAATGCAGGGAATCTTGTATGTATGTGACTACGCAGCTGAAATATGTAACAGTCACAGACAGGGCTCTCAGCATCCACTCTGGTTCTGCCTCTAGCTCCCTTCCGAAACCACGGCTGCTTCCGGCACCTGTGAATATATTGCACTTATAAACCATTTGCAGCAGAGGGAATGTTATTGAATGTTTGTAATATCTGGGGGACAACCAAaaccaatttttctttctcttaaattaTAGCATCAAAAAGGAGCCATTTATTCAAATACGTGTGTTCTGTTTCTAACAGAGAGCAAATTCTTAAGAGGGCAGAGATACGGTTTATTTTTATGATATACACATTGCCTAGTTTACTGTGGGATTTTATAAAATAGTACCCTTTGCCGTATCAACCCTAGAGCAAGGGTGAACTGACATTCCATTCTTTCAGAGAGAAATGCTGTTATTTCCTCCTGTCCCTCCATTCCTCTTTGCAAACGTGGTCACTCCTTTGATAATTCACGACCCATCTCCACCATTAAGAGTCTGAAATCCTAGTCAAGGAATAACTGGGGtggtgggggagagagggagaggagtcTAAAATCCTAGTCAAGAAATAACTGGGGTGGTGAGGGAGagaggggggcggggggggggggagagagagagagagagagacttcagGAGGTTGCACTTACACTCTGGCAGTTTTTCCAGAAATTAGGGAGGCAGCAGCTCTTACTTTTGTGATGTCAACTTGTAGACTGAAACGCATCAAAGCTCCTCACCTTCTTCTTGTTGACGCGAGGGATGTGAAATGCGCTCTAGAATATGCATTCAGCGTGGTCCTTTGTTCTAGGtatgagcttttctttttctaaagtttTTCGGTCTCGctcaaggaaaggaaagcaatACTTTGAGATTCTTTTAAAGGCACCTTCCAAAGCATTTCCCACAGAAAAATACCTCACAGCCCAACACTGGTTATTTCAGTAAGAATCGAGTCCAATCTTTTCCAATATGGCTGTATACATTGCAGGCCCCCAAATTTGTGCTTTCGTAGTCATCGTTAATCAAATAGGCAGAAACACTGTATTTAGGGAACCTGTGTTTCGTGGGCTAGAAGTGCATTCTGATTAATAAAGATCATGTTCATTTTGAATTCATCGTGGTTATTCGTGTGCCTTAGAGTCGCGGGCTTCGTCAGGGGTGGAGCGGGCTCGGGAGTGCCTGCAGCGCGGTGGGAAGCGGGTCTGAGCGCCCGGGTCATCAACCAGCTTTCAAGGGGTGCCGACACTTTTTCCCAAGAAGCTCGACCAGCCGCCGTGAGCGACTGGAAAGAATAAACCAGACTGTGACAGGAACAGAGAATTTATGTGATTGACAGGGAATACCAGGGCACCCGACTCCGTCCCGGGTCACCATGGCTCTGGGATTTGCACGAGTTTACCACCACCATTAACAGCTATTTGCGTAAGGTTGTTTACCGCCTGAGAGCGCCACAAGCCGACAGCGAAGCCACTTTGGGACCCCAGCCACGCCCCCTCTCCCCTCTCACCCCTCCCTCCCGCCAAACTAATGAATTCGGGACTGCCTTCTTGCCGGACCCTCCCATTGGCTCCTATTCCAGCCAATCAGAGCCTTGCAACAGTTTCACCTGGCTCCCGCTtcccaaataaacaaacaaaccgtCCGGCGACTGTGCGGGCTCTGCACCCCGGCGCCGCCGGCACTGCTTGCGCTCCGCGCCCccccccaccacctcccaccaATGGGGCCCCGACTGTGGCGCCCTCTCCCAGCCCTGATAGCCGGCCGCTTTCTCCTCTGCCCCTCCAGGCCTTCTCCCGCCCGCTCATGCCTTCCTCGACTCCCGGGTAGAATCTGCTTGGCCAGAGAGCCCCGCCTCCTCCTCTTAGTCCTCTCTTGGCCCACAGGCCTGGAGATTCACCGGGAGGGTGTTGGCACAGCTGGAGGTGGCTCCGCCTCCCAAGCCCGCCGCCTCCTCCCTTGCACACCTCTACTGGTGGCCGCTCGCGCCCCTCCATTGCGCCGGTAGCAGGATCCGCAGCGGCCGCCGCGTGAGGCTTCGGTCACGTGTTGTTTTGCCCGCTGTCGTGCGCTTAGAGTGGAGTGGGCGGGGGCgcgggccaaggcaggagggggCTGGGGCGGGCAAACGGGGGTAGACAGCCTCTTCCCTCAACCCTCCCTTTCCTGAATTCCCCCTCCTCCTCGCTCACCTTAAAACCATCGTGCATCACCATGGCGAGTTGCTCCTTCACTCGCGACCAAGCGACAAGAAGACTAAGAGgtgcagcagcggcagcagcggCAGCTCTAGCAGCAGTGGTGACCACCCCGCTTCTTTCCTCGGGAACCCCGACCGCACTCATTGGGACCGGGTCGTCTTGTCCGGGAGCCATGTGGCTCTCCACGGCCACTGGCTCCCGGTCAGACTCCGAATCCGACGAGGAGGACCTCCCCGTCGGGGAGGAAGTCTGCAAACGCGGCTACCTGCGGAAACAGAAGCATGGGCACAGGCGCTACTTCGTGCTCAAACTCGAGACTGCTGACGCCCCAGCTCGCCTGGAATACTACGAAAATGCCAGGAAGTTCCGGCACAGTGTCCGCGCCGCGGCGGCTGCAGCAGCGGCGGCCGCCTCTGGCGCCGCGATCCCCCGGCTCATTCCACCGCGACGCGTGATCATCCTATACCAGTGCTTTTCCGTGAGCCAGAGAGCAGATGCAAGGTACCGACACCTCATTGCCCTTTTCACCCAGGACGAGTACTTCGCGATGGTGGCCGAGAACGAGTCGGAGCAGGAAAGCTGGTACTTGCTGCTCAGCCGCCTCATCCTCGAGAGCAAGCGCCGCCGCTGCGGCACGCTCCGCGCGCAGCCGGACGGAGAGCCGGCCGCGCTggcggcggcagcggcagcgGAGCCACCCTTCTATAAAGATGTGTGGCAGGTAATAGTCAAACCCAGGGGGCTGGGGCACAGAAAAGAGCTGAGCGGCGTGTTCCGGCTGTGTCTAACCGACGAGGAGGTTGTGTTTGTGAGACTGAACACCGAAGTGGCCAGCGTGGTCGTCCAGCTCCTGAGCATCCGTCGCTGTGGACACTCGGAGCAGTATTTCTTCTTGGAAGTAGGCAGGTCCACCGTCATCGGTCCGGGAGAGCTCTGGATGCAGGTCGATGACTGTGTGGTTGCCCAAAACATGCATGAGCTGTTTTTGGAGAAGATGAGAGCCTTGTGTGCAGACGAATACAGAGCCCGCTGCCGCAGCTACAGCATCAGCATCGGCGCCCACCTGTTAACCCTGCTGTCCGCTAGGAGGCACCTGGGCTTGCTGCCGCTCGAGCCGGGAGGCTGGCTCAGAAGGTCCCGCTTTGAGCAGTGTTGCCACCTCAGGGCCATCGGCGACGGGGAAGACGAGATGCTTTTCACCAGGCGTTTCCTAACACCCAGCGAGCCTGTGCCCCACTCCAGGCGAGGAAGACTGCACCTGCCCAGAGGGCGCAGGTCAAGGAGAGCGAGTTCAGTGCCGGCCAGCTTTTTTCACCGCTTAGCACCCAGCCCAGCACGTCCCCCGCACCCTGCAGAAGCCCCGAACAATGGAGCTTGCCTGTCTTCTGAAGTgtctggctctggctctggcaACTCTGGGGAGGAAGGCAATCCCCAGGGCAGAGAAGATCAGGAAGGAAGCGGAGGCGACTACATGCCCATGAACAATTGGGGCTCAGGAAATGGCCGGGGCTCAGGAGGTGGCCAGGGCTCAAGTGGCCAAGGCTCCAGTAGCCATAGCTCGGGAGGAAACCAGTGTTCAGGCGAGGGACAGGGATCCCGAAGTGGTCAGGGCTCAAGTGGTGGCCAGGGCTCAAATGGCCAGGGCTCAGGAGGAAACCAGTGCTCTGGAGATGGCCACGGCACCGCAGGTGGGCAAGGTTCAGGTGGTGGCCAGAGACCTGGAGGTGGGCATGGCTCAGGTGGTGGCAAGAACTCTGGAGGGGGCAAAGGCTCAGGAAGTGGGAAAGGATCCGATGCTGATGGTGAACATGGAAAATCTCTGAAGAAAAGATCCTATTTTGGCAAATTAACTCAAAGCAAGCAacagcacatgccaccacctccaccacctcctcctccgcCCCCACCAGCTGGAGCAACTGGTGGAAAAGGGAAGTCTGGGGGAAGATTCCGACTTTATTTTTGTGCTGACAGAGGAGCCACAAAAGAGCGCAAAGaagccaaagaagtgaaagatgcAGGGATCCCAGAAGGTGCAGCTCGAGGTCCCCACAGAGCCAGAGCTTTTGATGAAGATGAGGATGACCCATACGTGCCAATGAGGCCAGGGGTGGCTGCCCCTCTTGTAAGCTCCAGTGATTATATGCCAATGGCTCCTCAAAATGTCTCTGCTTCAAAAAAGCGCCACTCTCGATCCCCTTTTGAAGATTCAGGAGGGTACATGATGATGTTTCCCAGAGTGAGCCCACCACCTGCTCCTAGTCCTCCAAAAGCACCTGATACTAATAAAGAGGATGACTCAAAGGACAATGACAGTGAGAGTGACTACATGTTTATGGCTCCTGGAGCCGGTGCAATTCCAAAAAACCCCAGAAATCCTCAGGGTGGCTCTTCCTCCAAAAGTTGGAGCTCCTACTTCTCTCTACCAAACCCTTTTCAGAGCTCACCTTTGGGACAGAGTGACAACAGTGAGTATGTGCCAATGTTACCTGGAAAGTTCCTGGGGAGGGGCCTAGACAAAGAAGTCTCCTATAACTGGGGCCCCAAAGATGCAGCTTCAAAGCCTTCAGGTGAGGGATCATTCTCAAAGCCTGGAGATGAGGGATCACCTTCAAAGCCTTGGGATGATGGGTCCCTAAAGAATAAGGCTAAGAGACCTAACCAACTTTCTTTTATTACAAAAGGATATAAAATCAAGCCAAAACCACAAAAGCCCACACGTGAACAGAGAGAAGCTGACAGCTCTCCTGACTACGTCAACATCGACTTCGCTAAAAGAGAGAGCAATACACCAGCTCCCTCTACTCAAGGACTACCAGGTTCGTGGGGCATAATTGCTGACCCCAGACAGTCAGccttttctaattatgtgaatgTTGAGTTTGGAGTACTATTTCCAAATCCAGCAAACGACTTCTCCGATCTTTTCAGAGCTATACCACGTGCCAACCCCTTATCTCTGGACAGTGCTAGGTGGCcacttcctccccttcccctgagTGCTACAGGTAGCAATGCTAATGAGGAAGAGGGTGACTACATTGAAGTAATTTTCAACTCAGCAATGACACCAGTCATGCCTCTTGCTGACAGTGCCATTCGCTACGATGCTGAAACAGGTCGAATCTATGTGGTCGACCCATTTTCTGAGTGCTGTATGGATATTTCTCTCTCCCCCAGCCGATGTTCTGAACCACCACCTGTAGCTAGGCtgctgcaggaggaagagcaggagagAAGATGCCCACAAAGTCGTTCTCAAAGTTTCTTTGCAGCAGCCAGAGCCGCTGTCTCTGCTTTTCCAACAGACAGCCTCGAGAGAGACCTTTCCCCATCCTCAGTCCCGGCGGTTACTTCGGCTGCAGAGCCGACTTTAGCGGTCAGCCAAGTTGTAGCTGCGGCCTCCGCGCTCGCCGTAGCCCGGGGCATCGGCGCAGCAGCCGCCGCTGCTGGATTTGACTCCGCCTCTGCCCGCTGGTTTCAACCTGTTGCTAATGCTGCTGATACCGAAGCAGTAAGGGGAGCCCAAGACGTTGCCGGTGGCTCGAACCCCGGAGCCCACAACCCATCTGCAAACCTTGCCAGAGGTGAGAACCAGGCTGgcggggctgccgctgcagctgCCGCTCCCGAACCACCACCTCGCAGTCGCCGGGTGCCAAGACCCCCGGAGAGAGAAGATACTGACGACGACGACGACACTTACGTGAGAATGGATTTTACCAGACCTGATAACCAGTTCGACTCTCCCAAAAGAGGTCGGTAATTTTAGAATTAATTTCCCTAAAGAGAATGGTCATTGTCTAATGATTCGATGTGCTACAGTCTACAGTGTTAGGGATAATATTTCATTAACTGGTGCTATTCGACATGGAGGATAGAATTCAGTTTTAATTATTCACACAATGCCTTTTTGATCTTtgcaaaaatttgtttttatctaaTCAATTTCTTTATCTGGACAGAACTGATTATCATTTAAACATTGGTTCTACTTTTTTAGGAGTAGTTAAAACGCAGACATATAACATAAGGATACTTTCAAACATCCTTACTCATCATTTAATGATAATGTAAAGCAGGTGTCGTAAATTGGGTTCCACCAAGTAATTTTCAAATCAACAATTAAAAGTTGCTCTTCTGCAAATGCCCATATTTAAGTGTGGGAATTTAATAAGAGCACAGACTATTAAGCAGTAACAATCAACTATTTGTGTTTGGGGAGGATATTTTTCTCCTCCGaaagttactttttaaagagCAGTCATTGTTATGCTAGTTTGTTGTGATTTACCAAGAAAGTTAAATCTCAATTGTTAACGTGAATGTCTGGGGAGAACAAAACATAAACAATCCAAACCAAGAGGTGATTAAAAGAAGACAGTATTTGGCTCGGGAATATGTTTgtgtgttgattttctttttgtttttacacaGGATAAATTCCAGAAACCTTGAGTGTTCCTTTTCTCTGTCACTAGTAATGACAGGCAAGTCACATTtgctgtgcctcattttcttcttttaacacCCCACCCTTCCAAAAGAGGATGTGGTGACAACTTGATAAAGGATATGAATATTATTTCAAAGGCTTAAAAAGCAGTTAAAAGTTTTAATTCGTATATCTTATGGGAAATCAAGGAAAGCAAGATAAGGCTGGAGGAAGACCTGACTCCAGGGGCAGCTTACCCTGGAATGGTGGAAGTTTTTAAAGGGCTACTTTTCCAAAGGAAGAAGTAAGAAAGAGTAGGAGCTGTCAGACTTGGAAACAAGACTTAGAGTAATTTTACTGTGTACAATATTGTGCAGTGTTGTCATCAGTGTGTCTTGAAACATTTTCAAGAGATGATTGCAGAAGATGATGTCTCCATAGTCTCAACTGCCTTCCCTCTTTAGTAGAATATGCTTCTTTCCCAGTGAAGGGAAGGGATGGACCTCGGCAGTTTTCATTCCAGTAGTCAGTTTAGTGAAGATTTTTGCTTTGCTTGCTTTGTGGAATGCTTTTGTGATTGGATCTCTGCCCACTGTGCTTGATCAGGCAGAACAAGTCGGGGACTGATCACAACAGTCACCTAACAAGCTCCCTATTTAATGCAGGTGTAGCCCCCCCACATCCCCTTTCTCTCCTTGCTATAGAAAACTTGCCATACAAAAACTCACATTTGCAGCAGGGACACATTAAAGAGTGatcattaaaacaacaaaaggatGCTTTGGCTTGCCAAAAGATTCAATTCAGACCTCTTTTAAACTGTGAGTtccctccccaacacacacacatacacacacacacaaacacacatgatCACCACTGCTACCATAATcggacatttaaaatatataatttcatttccaAGACTTTAATCCATAATAAGATTTTCAAGAATAGATCTACTTTATTCTGCAGAATATACCTGAAAATTGATCTCAAGCTATTGTTCGAGTCTAACTATTGAAGACACCATTTATACTTTTGATGTAGATGATACATAGTTGCCTGTGTCCCTGTAGTACTTTCAAAAGGACCAGTTTTCATAGAGGTCTAAGAAGTTTAGGATTTAAAATAGTGAAATCTTACTGTTCCTCGAATAAATTCTGACTTCCAAGGAATACCTAGACACCATGATCATTATTTTAGCATAAATTACTGATTTATGACTTTGTAGCTATTTTGGGGATTTAAAGTTCTGTAAATGCATTGTTTATTGAGGAAATTCCTAGCTTTATTGAGTGACTACAGCAAGGAAGTTCTATCTCACAGGGAGGCAGGTACTTAGGTTGAAATAAGAGAATCAACGTGGAAGCACTTTGGAATGTTAAAGCACTTTGCAAATGTAAGATATTTTTAGTGTCATTGGGTTAATACTGAAGTGAAATTTCGGCAGTTTAAACTGATTTAGTTTCTTGCAAAATAATTAGTCTTGAGAGTGATTCCTGCACATAATTTGCTGAAATACATGAAAGgaatggtgggggttggggggggggtggtggtggtggtagtggtgttgATGGTGGTGAAACAAACCATTGTAGGAAATGACTTTGGTTAccattttaatgtaaattgtaTGGTAGAATGTTGTCTGTGAAGTGTTAAGAACAAGCTGAATGATTCTGatcctttttttaaatcataaagctGTAGAATAATTTTCACTCATTTCTGATCTCTATTTTCCTGtctaacattaaaacaaaaacaatcgtgttaggaaacaaaaacataacgCTTTGACAGAGGAACAAATACCGTCTTTGTTAGAAGTTATGTATttcaaaaagtcattttaattgatggcaagtgcttagaatagtgcctggcatacagtaagtacTATACATGAATTATTTTGTAGCTATTGCCATTGTTATTGTTGCTACTGTTATtattacatttagaaaaacaaaccTAAATTAAGATTCTCCATCTGAAAAGCTCACTTTTCAGTTAGTCTTTACTtgcatttaaaatactttacatTATTGTTCAGAGTTGGGATCTTTATAGATTACCATTTAAGTGAGACTATAAATCTGTGAGACAGCTGTTCTCATGTAACACAAATGTagtatataattccatttacctACAGTCACATTGCATATAAGTAAATGCCTTAAGGGAATTTACTTAAGTTGATTAGAAAGAAACACCCAGAAGTATAACCTTAGACATGActgtatgaataaatgaaatactttttaatcatttattgaaGATGAAGTCTTCACATTTTAAACACATAGGTCATAGGCATTAGCATTTAGGAGAAGAATGTTGTTTCTTATGTAGTTTAGTTTGACTGTTAACCTATGTATGactatttgcttctttttctacCTTACCTGATAGAGAATTCATAGTTCAAAATGACTTGAGGTGAACATTTTCCCGGTTTTTTATTCAAGAGTTGGGAGGATATAAAAGGGCAGCTCTAGGAGGGGTGAGAGAACCGGTCAGCCAAGTTAGTAATGTTATGATGGGCACTTggtattaaaaagcaaaaaaaaaaaactttagtaattaattaatttttgcgTGTTAGACACTGTTATCACCATGAAGCAATCTTATGCTTTTTTTGAGTGTACTACTGCCAAACTTGTTGCTATCAGTTATAGGCACTAAGAGCACATTGTTTTTATTCCATTGaacttaattataatttattataataaaatttccATATAGCAGAAATTTCCCGGCTACCATTGAAGGATCACTTATTTTAGGTAATATTCAACCCCTCAAAATTGGACAGTGTTTGGACTAATGAGGTATTTGACCTGTAACAATTAAAGAGGACCTCATTTAATTAAAGTTAACTAAAGTTGTTCACAATCATTATTCATTTGCATTCATTCTAAGAGTGATGTTTTCAGGGTAAAAATTTCAACTACTAGCAAAATACCTACTTCAAACAAGCACCGGAACTTTAATTAAGCACACCAGAATATCATACATGtataaaaattcaaacaagatctcttactttctttttctctccctaatCCCCTGTTTTGGGAACAAACTCAGGCTTCTCagagtgaccaaaaaaaaaaaaaaaaatttcctgtggGAATAGATGTGGCTGACGAGTGTAGGGAGAACTAAGGAATAGTTTATGTGATTTAAAAGGGTTTATTGTTAAATTGTCAAATTGTTGATTGAGGAAATGCTTTCCAGTTGCAGATTGCCTTATAGTTTGCAAAGCACATTCACATTCATTATTTTACTGATGGACGGTAAGTACTGGAAATGAAGCCCATGTTGAGAATTTTCCTGAGATCAAAaaggtaagtggcagagctgaaaaTCTAACTCATACATCTGATTTCAAGTCCAGTGCTCCACCCAACACATGACACTTCCCTTTAATCAGGTGTGTAGTCTGTTATTTTCCCATTGGTGACAGATTATTACATGGGTAATGATTAGGAAAAAATTACAAGTTTGCTTTCACTTGATAGTAGCAAATTTTGTTGAAAGTAATTCATTCAGAGCATTATAACCGTGGACTACCTTCCAGGACTTGGGTAATTTTATTACATTGAACTGTTTGCCCTGGCTTTTAGAATAAAAGAATTTGACTTGTGCTGGAATTGAATGTTTTAAATCTGATCTGGGGAGGAGTTGGTTAATCTTTACTGCCCAAACACAAATAGTGTGTATATCTATTTAGATCCCAcagaaacatggaaaggaaagaaagtaaattgAGGGTGCATTCAGTAAATTTCCATTAATGCTCATTTCTTTAGATGTTAGATTTCTTTGATTTTCCTAATAATTCATTGACATTTGGGAGTTATAGCAAAAagtcttttcatttaatttcttccttcattaTAAAGTTTGGTATTCTAATCTAAACCAGCACAGTAGGCAAAACAGGATAAAGTAAGACAGGTGGAAGAATAAGCAGTGTAGCAATAGACGttcttcatttgtttaaaaagtaaacttgCTTTTGGCAGTCAGGCAAGTAGATTTTAGAAGCCTTGAAAATCAAACTCTCTCCTTGGGACATAAAAATCCCTGTTTACAATTAAGTTCATTTTGATTTAGCACCTTTTTTAAGGCTTTAAGATTATGTAAAAATAGCCCAGACGTTTTATTGGCAGTATTGGAAAATAGCTTTTGTAAAATGCTTAATTAAAACCTTCAGTATATTTTCTCTAAGAGGTGCTGCCAGACTCTTAGATAGTGAGGATCGTTTACTAGAAAATGTTGCTTGGTCTTGaatgagaaatgagaaatttaaaacactgctttttataataatgaaataaatacatcacAATGCACTGAGTTTTTGCCATAACCATTACATTGCTGATTTTAAAGCTATTGATAAAATTGCCAAGAAAAATGTGCTTGCCAtatgaacttaaaatatattctctagCAATTCTGCATTGATTATTGGTAATGTAGCTACAGGTCTCACATTTCCACCTTATTTTGGAAAAGTAGATTCAACACttgagaaataggaatgtttaaAGATTTTTCTAGTGTAAACTATATACTAttttagatttgcatttttagAGGGTACCTTTCAACTTCTGGCTGAATAATTCTTTTTAGAATGGAAAACGTACTCAAATACTTATTAAGTGAATGAGAAAGTTACTGCTATTTTCTCTTAGCTTCCTGATACCTCTTTCTTATTGGTTAGGGTTAcattggttgtgttctgtgagtCTTACCCTCATGTGCCCTTTGCCAAACTTGTGCCCTTAAATTCGGGCAAACATGCCCTTTCCTGGTCTTTCGCTGGCTGAAAAGGAGAGGGCCACTGTGGGAGTCCTGCagggcccatagagggcttacTTCTCCAGATGTTGATCACTCCCAGTACACAGGCTTCTTGCACTTAGCTTGCAGAGGCAACCTTCCTTGTGGGGATCCTTGTTGCACAGATC encodes:
- the LOC105490457 gene encoding insulin receptor substrate 4 isoform X1, with the translated sequence MASCSFTRDQATRRLRGAAAAAAAALAAVVTTPLLSSGTPTALIGTGSSCPGAMWLSTATGSRSDSESDEEDLPVGEEVCKRGYLRKQKHGHRRYFVLKLETADAPARLEYYENARKFRHSVRAAAAAAAAAASGAAIPRLIPPRRVIILYQCFSVSQRADARYRHLIALFTQDEYFAMVAENESEQESWYLLLSRLILESKRRRCGTLRAQPDGEPAALAAAAAAEPPFYKDVWQVIVKPRGLGHRKELSGVFRLCLTDEEVVFVRLNTEVASVVVQLLSIRRCGHSEQYFFLEVGRSTVIGPGELWMQVDDCVVAQNMHELFLEKMRALCADEYRARCRSYSISIGAHLLTLLSARRHLGLLPLEPGGWLRRSRFEQCCHLRAIGDGEDEMLFTRRFLTPSEPVPHSRRGRLHLPRGRRSRRASSVPASFFHRLAPSPARPPHPAEAPNNGACLSSEVSGSGSGNSGEEGNPQGREDQEGSGGDYMPMNNWGSGNGRGSGGGQGSSGQGSSSHSSGGNQCSGEGQGSRSGQGSSGGQGSNGQGSGGNQCSGDGHGTAGGQGSGGGQRPGGGHGSGGGKNSGGGKGSGSGKGSDADGEHGKSLKKRSYFGKLTQSKQQHMPPPPPPPPPPPPAGATGGKGKSGGRFRLYFCADRGATKERKEAKEVKDAGIPEGAARGPHRARAFDEDEDDPYVPMRPGVAAPLVSSSDYMPMAPQNVSASKKRHSRSPFEDSGGYMMMFPRVSPPPAPSPPKAPDTNKEDDSKDNDSESDYMFMAPGAGAIPKNPRNPQGGSSSKSWSSYFSLPNPFQSSPLGQSDNSEYVPMLPGKFLGRGLDKEVSYNWGPKDAASKPSGEGSFSKPGDEGSPSKPWDDGSLKNKAKRPNQLSFITKGYKIKPKPQKPTREQREADSSPDYVNIDFAKRESNTPAPSTQGLPGSWGIIADPRQSAFSNYVNVEFGVLFPNPANDFSDLFRAIPRANPLSLDSARWPLPPLPLSATGSNANEEEGDYIEVIFNSAMTPVMPLADSAIRYDAETGRIYVVDPFSECCMDISLSPSRCSEPPPVARLLQEEEQERRCPQSRSQSFFAAARAAVSAFPTDSLERDLSPSSVPAVTSAAEPTLAVSQVVAAASALAVARGIGAAAAAAGFDSASARWFQPVANAADTEAVRGAQDVAGGSNPGAHNPSANLARGENQAGGAAAAAAAPEPPPRSRRVPRPPEREDTDDDDDTYVRMDFTRPDNQFDSPKRDGNFKSPLQSDYIAAKTHFRRKVMLMEFYLHLLQICLKERKLRGF
- the LOC105490457 gene encoding insulin receptor substrate 4 isoform X2, producing the protein MASCSFTRDQATRRLRGAAAAAAAALAAVVTTPLLSSGTPTALIGTGSSCPGAMWLSTATGSRSDSESDEEDLPVGEEVCKRGYLRKQKHGHRRYFVLKLETADAPARLEYYENARKFRHSVRAAAAAAAAAASGAAIPRLIPPRRVIILYQCFSVSQRADARYRHLIALFTQDEYFAMVAENESEQESWYLLLSRLILESKRRRCGTLRAQPDGEPAALAAAAAAEPPFYKDVWQVIVKPRGLGHRKELSGVFRLCLTDEEVVFVRLNTEVASVVVQLLSIRRCGHSEQYFFLEVGRSTVIGPGELWMQVDDCVVAQNMHELFLEKMRALCADEYRARCRSYSISIGAHLLTLLSARRHLGLLPLEPGGWLRRSRFEQCCHLRAIGDGEDEMLFTRRFLTPSEPVPHSRRGRLHLPRGRRSRRASSVPASFFHRLAPSPARPPHPAEAPNNGACLSSEVSGSGSGNSGEEGNPQGREDQEGSGGDYMPMNNWGSGNGRGSGGGQGSSGQGSSSHSSGGNQCSGEGQGSRSGQGSSGGQGSNGQGSGGNQCSGDGHGTAGGQGSGGGQRPGGGHGSGGGKNSGGGKGSGSGKGSDADGEHGKSLKKRSYFGKLTQSKQQHMPPPPPPPPPPPPAGATGGKGKSGGRFRLYFCADRGATKERKEAKEVKDAGIPEGAARGPHRARAFDEDEDDPYVPMRPGVAAPLVSSSDYMPMAPQNVSASKKRHSRSPFEDSGGYMMMFPRVSPPPAPSPPKAPDTNKEDDSKDNDSESDYMFMAPGAGAIPKNPRNPQGGSSSKSWSSYFSLPNPFQSSPLGQSDNSEYVPMLPGKFLGRGLDKEVSYNWGPKDAASKPSGEGSFSKPGDEGSPSKPWDDGSLKNKAKRPNQLSFITKGYKIKPKPQKPTREQREADSSPDYVNIDFAKRESNTPAPSTQGLPGSWGIIADPRQSAFSNYVNVEFGVLFPNPANDFSDLFRAIPRANPLSLDSARWPLPPLPLSATGSNANEEEGDYIEVIFNSAMTPVMPLADSAIRYDAETGRIYVVDPFSECCMDISLSPSRCSEPPPVARLLQEEEQERRCPQSRSQSFFAAARAAVSAFPTDSLERDLSPSSVPAVTSAAEPTLAVSQVVAAASALAVARGIGAAAAAAGFDSASARWFQPVANAADTEAVRGAQDVAGGSNPGAHNPSANLARGENQAGGAAAAAAAPEPPPRSRRVPRPPEREDTDDDDDTYVRMDFTRPDNQFDSPKRE